A single window of Chloracidobacterium thermophilum B DNA harbors:
- a CDS encoding GAF domain-containing protein has translation MDVAYITNAERLAALQRYDILDTPPDGTFDRVARIAARIFHVPIALVSLVDQDRIWFKAREGLSGVTEIPCAPGLCASVVCQDQCYLVTDALQDPRTRENPLVVGEFGLRFYAAAPLITHDGYRLGTVCVIDREPRPAPKPEELAILEDLAGIVIDQMEVRLAARQTLESLVLAEGGSDNLANPEALITICAWSKKVRIDGEWVSFEEFLERRFGMRVTHGISRDAMRRALLEWKSRSASTAPQAAAAD, from the coding sequence ATGGACGTTGCCTACATCACCAATGCCGAGCGTCTGGCAGCTCTCCAGCGGTATGACATCCTCGACACACCGCCAGACGGGACGTTTGACCGCGTCGCCCGGATTGCCGCCCGTATCTTTCACGTTCCGATTGCCCTTGTCTCCCTGGTTGACCAGGACCGCATCTGGTTCAAAGCACGGGAAGGTCTCAGCGGCGTTACTGAAATTCCCTGCGCCCCCGGGTTGTGCGCCTCCGTGGTTTGCCAGGATCAGTGCTACCTGGTTACAGATGCCCTGCAAGACCCCCGGACACGGGAAAATCCCCTCGTGGTTGGCGAGTTTGGGCTGCGCTTCTATGCCGCCGCGCCGCTCATCACCCACGATGGCTACCGGCTGGGGACCGTCTGTGTCATTGACCGGGAGCCACGGCCGGCACCCAAACCCGAAGAGTTGGCCATTCTCGAAGACCTCGCTGGCATTGTGATTGACCAGATGGAAGTCCGGCTGGCGGCACGGCAGACACTTGAATCTCTTGTTCTGGCCGAGGGCGGTTCAGACAATCTGGCCAACCCGGAAGCCCTCATCACGATTTGCGCCTGGTCCAAGAAGGTGCGGATTGACGGCGAGTGGGTCAGCTTCGAGGAATTCCTCGAACGGCGCTTCGGGATGCGTGTCACCCACGGCATCTCACGCGATGCGATGCGGCGGGCGCTGCTCGAATGGAAAAGCAGAAGTGCATCCACAGCGCCACAGGCCGCAGCCGCCGATTAA